From Pedobacter indicus, a single genomic window includes:
- a CDS encoding VOC family protein encodes MESKNEKFVAPAETRIGHVHLKVADLQRALAFYTDLLGFEITTMYGEQAAFISAGGYHHHIGLNTWYSEGAEPASPYGVGLYHTAIVYPTRKDLARILDRLREAKYPLTGASDHGVSEALYLNDPDGNGVELYWDRPKEQWPQKPDGSLEMYTRPLDLHGLMNELNR; translated from the coding sequence ATGGAAAGTAAAAACGAAAAATTTGTCGCTCCTGCCGAAACCCGTATCGGCCATGTGCACTTGAAAGTAGCCGACCTGCAACGTGCACTCGCTTTCTACACCGATTTATTAGGATTTGAGATAACAACGATGTACGGAGAACAAGCCGCATTTATTTCCGCTGGAGGCTATCATCATCATATAGGACTAAACACATGGTATAGTGAAGGTGCTGAACCGGCATCGCCTTATGGCGTAGGTTTATATCATACGGCAATAGTTTATCCTACAAGAAAGGACTTGGCACGGATCCTAGATCGTCTTCGCGAAGCGAAGTATCCTTTAACAGGAGCGAGTGACCATGGTGTATCGGAAGCTCTGTATTTAAATGATCCGGACGGTAACGGTGTTGAACTTTACTGGGATCGGCCTAAAGAGCAATGGCCACAAAAACCGGATGGTTCTCTGGAGATGTATACCAGACCGTTAGACCTGCATGGTTTAATGAACGAATTAAATCGCTAA
- a CDS encoding SusC/RagA family TonB-linked outer membrane protein: protein MKIITYCLAASLFFLTTHIQAQELITVSGVVLDAETGETIPGATVKAKGSGAGTQTGIEGEYSLQVAADDILVFSFISYTTQEVPINNQTRIDVNLETSSQELDQVVVIGYGTATKRDLTGSIATVEGEDVANKPASNPISSIQGKVAGVQIVNSGRPGSEPDVRIRGTNSINSVKPLYVVDGILNDNINFVNPADIESMEILKDPSSLAIFGVRGANGVIIVTTKQAKAGQLNFNFNSTVGFKSVQDRMELTDAAGFKMLYDEQLANEGNPAYDYTYWNANTDWQDQIFQQGMLNYNNLSVSGASEKNKFYMGLGYTTEEGIIHHEKLNKITLTINDELQVTDNLRFGVNFNGYRAQLPQERSVVSAVRAAPIGPVYNDEYGLYHTLPDFQRAQIWNPLIDIMDRKNTAINREYRAVASIFGEIDFLENFTFKANFLADYGFNQGRSYSPLINAYNPDIDDKIDPLNRVTSVSQNQNIFTKVQTDWLLTYKNSFGDHNLTATAGWTSYYNSYESTNASRTQGSGDPIPNDPDKWYVGIGATDTQTGNGTAWERATLSFLARALYNYKGKYLLNASFRRDGTSGFYKYGNQWQNFGAVGAAWVLSDEEFLLDNNTIDRLKLKGSYGVLGNQNTGGNQYPLFPLLIAGNSAVFGENIIPAYEPSYIPDRNLRWERVHAWEAGFELAAFESRLSLEAVYYHKDTKGIIVTVPASLGVRAGLSNPGEVRNKGIELSTSWTQNFSEDLSLTIGGNLTTMDNEVTKLLDEGFNIVEGVSRTSVGYPIGYFFGYISDGIYQTNEEFRVSPTHPNAQLGDIKFRDTDGNNTINEADRVMIGNPTPDLTYGFSLSLNYKGFDLGADFMGVYGNEIFRNWNRDAFTQFNFLKDRLERWHGEGTSNWEPIMDSSRSNNEESSTYFIEDGSFFRLRNLQLGYNFEPELLSRLRLKSLRIFLNAQNMFTLTNSTGYTPEIGGSATSFGVDNGTYPVPTIYSFGVNLNF, encoded by the coding sequence ATGAAAATCATTACTTATTGTCTCGCGGCATCCCTCTTTTTTCTTACCACTCACATACAGGCACAAGAGCTGATAACCGTAAGCGGCGTTGTTCTCGACGCCGAGACAGGAGAAACTATTCCGGGCGCTACAGTCAAAGCCAAAGGTTCAGGTGCCGGAACGCAAACCGGTATAGAAGGTGAATATAGCTTACAGGTAGCGGCTGATGACATTCTGGTTTTCAGTTTTATCAGTTATACCACCCAAGAAGTTCCGATAAATAATCAAACGCGAATTGATGTCAACCTGGAAACTTCTTCACAAGAACTCGATCAAGTTGTCGTGATCGGTTATGGTACAGCAACCAAACGTGACCTCACCGGATCGATCGCTACAGTTGAAGGCGAAGATGTGGCTAATAAGCCGGCCAGCAATCCAATTTCATCCATTCAGGGTAAAGTAGCAGGCGTGCAGATCGTCAATTCAGGTCGTCCGGGATCAGAGCCGGACGTGCGGATTCGGGGAACAAACTCTATTAACAGTGTAAAGCCTCTGTATGTGGTAGACGGTATACTGAATGATAATATCAACTTCGTGAATCCGGCAGATATCGAGTCCATGGAGATCCTCAAAGACCCCTCATCGCTGGCTATATTCGGTGTACGGGGCGCGAATGGGGTTATCATCGTGACTACAAAACAGGCCAAAGCCGGACAGCTCAACTTTAATTTCAATTCTACAGTAGGATTCAAAAGTGTTCAGGATCGAATGGAATTGACAGATGCCGCTGGATTTAAAATGTTATATGACGAGCAGTTAGCCAATGAAGGAAATCCAGCGTACGACTATACCTATTGGAATGCGAATACCGACTGGCAAGATCAAATATTCCAACAGGGAATGCTAAACTACAATAATCTAAGTGTCAGTGGTGCTTCGGAAAAGAACAAATTCTATATGGGACTTGGATATACAACCGAAGAAGGGATCATACACCACGAGAAGTTGAATAAAATTACGCTCACGATCAATGATGAACTGCAAGTTACCGATAACCTACGTTTTGGTGTCAACTTTAATGGCTACCGTGCACAACTACCACAGGAGCGATCGGTCGTATCAGCTGTTCGAGCAGCGCCGATAGGACCCGTTTATAATGATGAATACGGCCTTTATCATACCTTGCCAGATTTCCAGCGTGCACAGATTTGGAATCCATTGATTGATATTATGGATAGAAAGAATACGGCAATCAACCGTGAGTACCGCGCTGTGGCCAGCATTTTTGGCGAAATTGACTTCCTTGAGAACTTTACATTTAAAGCCAACTTTTTAGCGGATTACGGCTTCAACCAAGGGCGTTCTTATTCTCCACTTATAAACGCTTACAATCCAGACATTGACGACAAAATCGACCCACTAAACCGGGTCACATCGGTTTCTCAAAATCAAAATATCTTCACCAAGGTACAAACCGACTGGCTATTGACCTATAAGAACAGCTTCGGCGACCATAACCTGACAGCTACGGCGGGCTGGACCAGCTATTACAATTCTTATGAATCAACCAATGCCAGTCGCACGCAAGGCAGTGGTGACCCCATTCCTAACGACCCAGATAAATGGTATGTTGGTATAGGTGCTACGGATACGCAAACCGGTAACGGAACTGCTTGGGAACGAGCGACACTTTCCTTCCTCGCCCGGGCGCTCTACAATTACAAAGGCAAATACCTGTTAAATGCTTCGTTCCGTCGCGATGGAACATCCGGCTTTTATAAATATGGCAATCAATGGCAAAATTTCGGCGCTGTTGGTGCTGCCTGGGTACTGTCTGATGAAGAATTCTTGCTTGATAACAATACGATCGACCGACTAAAACTCAAAGGTTCTTACGGGGTATTGGGGAATCAAAATACGGGAGGCAATCAATATCCGCTCTTCCCTTTGCTTATAGCTGGCAACTCGGCAGTCTTCGGTGAAAATATCATTCCGGCTTACGAGCCTTCTTACATTCCAGATCGAAATCTTCGGTGGGAACGTGTTCATGCGTGGGAGGCCGGATTTGAGTTAGCTGCATTTGAAAGCCGCCTATCGCTAGAAGCGGTTTACTATCACAAAGACACGAAAGGTATTATTGTAACCGTTCCTGCATCACTTGGTGTGCGAGCTGGTTTATCCAATCCCGGTGAGGTGAGGAATAAAGGTATTGAACTATCAACTTCCTGGACACAAAACTTCAGTGAAGACCTCTCTTTAACCATTGGAGGAAACCTGACGACGATGGATAATGAGGTAACGAAACTGCTGGATGAAGGTTTCAATATTGTCGAAGGGGTTTCCAGAACAAGTGTTGGTTATCCGATTGGTTATTTCTTTGGTTATATATCGGACGGTATTTATCAGACCAACGAGGAGTTCAGGGTATCCCCTACGCATCCCAATGCCCAACTTGGTGATATCAAGTTTAGGGATACGGATGGGAATAATACCATCAATGAAGCAGATAGGGTAATGATTGGGAATCCAACTCCAGATCTGACTTACGGATTCTCACTTAGCTTAAATTATAAAGGTTTTGACTTAGGAGCTGATTTTATGGGGGTATATGGGAATGAGATTTTTAGAAATTGGAACCGAGATGCATTCACACAATTTAACTTCCTGAAAGACAGACTAGAAAGATGGCATGGCGAAGGAACCTCCAACTGGGAACCGATTATGGATTCGAGTAGGTCGAACAACGAAGAGTCATCTACCTATTTCATTGAAGATGGCAGTTTTTTCCGCTTAAGGAACCTGCAGTTAGGATATAATTTTGAACCGGAACTCTTGAGTAGATTACGGCTAAAATCGCTCCGCATCTTTTTAAATGCACAAAACATGTTCACCTTAACCAATAGCACAGGCTATACACCGGAAATCGGTGGAAGCGCCACTTCTTTTGGTGTGGACAACGGTACTTATCCGGTTCCAACCATCTACAGCTTTGGAGTTAACTTAAATTTCTAA
- a CDS encoding RagB/SusD family nutrient uptake outer membrane protein, whose amino-acid sequence MKKLNHISIKFSVVVVLFAMMTTACKKDWLDRKPLGQLTEEDLDPGSLEGQVFAIYGGGLRHEGISGLPYIAVHNMRADDADKGSAPGDGEDAARIFDNFQYVTDFWLINSYWTGQYNLINLSNNVLAAADSLENQTPLTQTNIGEAKFFRAFAYFNLVRSFGEVPKIDFRINDPSEAIVPKSTIAEIYQLIDSDLQEAVASLPPTWDSQYEGRITRGAALALQAKTFLTRQMWSQALASAEMVISSEVYDLSTPYNQIFRESEENGKESVFEIQAHYTQSNTEVGITYASRQGVRGAGDWNLGWGWNVPNQKMADAFEEGDPRKDETLLYTGQMNSPYGETLPSNLPRPYWNKKVYTDPDIRRSTGSLGGAWFNMRVIRYADVVLMAAEAANELGGATNTEKALEYLEMIRARARGGNSAVLPEVTTTNQGELRNAIRHERQVELGMEHQRFFDLVRWGTAAANLPGYQHRNRFLPIPQPEIDKSGGVLEQNPDY is encoded by the coding sequence ATGAAAAAATTAAACCATATATCGATTAAGTTTTCAGTTGTTGTCGTATTATTTGCGATGATGACAACTGCCTGTAAAAAAGACTGGCTTGATCGGAAACCATTGGGTCAGCTAACCGAAGAGGACTTAGATCCGGGTTCTTTGGAAGGACAAGTATTTGCTATTTATGGCGGTGGTCTCCGGCACGAAGGAATCAGTGGCCTCCCCTATATCGCGGTACATAATATGCGCGCAGATGATGCTGATAAAGGAAGTGCGCCAGGCGACGGTGAAGATGCTGCAAGAATATTTGACAATTTCCAGTATGTCACCGACTTCTGGCTGATCAATTCTTATTGGACCGGACAGTATAACCTCATCAACCTCTCCAATAATGTCTTGGCAGCAGCCGATTCGCTTGAGAATCAGACGCCACTCACGCAAACGAATATTGGTGAAGCTAAGTTCTTCAGAGCCTTCGCTTATTTCAATCTGGTAAGGTCCTTTGGCGAGGTGCCTAAAATCGACTTTAGAATTAACGATCCGAGTGAGGCCATTGTACCCAAATCAACGATCGCTGAAATCTACCAGTTGATCGACAGCGACCTTCAAGAAGCGGTAGCTTCCCTACCCCCTACCTGGGACAGCCAATACGAAGGTCGCATTACCCGGGGTGCCGCACTCGCCCTGCAGGCTAAAACCTTTCTAACCCGACAGATGTGGTCGCAAGCTTTAGCTTCCGCCGAAATGGTTATCAGTTCAGAAGTATATGACCTGAGCACACCCTACAATCAGATCTTCCGTGAATCAGAGGAAAATGGAAAAGAATCTGTATTTGAAATTCAGGCACACTATACACAAAGCAATACGGAAGTCGGAATTACCTACGCAAGCCGTCAGGGTGTACGGGGTGCGGGCGACTGGAATCTCGGATGGGGATGGAACGTGCCGAACCAAAAGATGGCAGATGCTTTTGAAGAGGGTGATCCACGCAAGGATGAAACCCTACTCTATACCGGCCAAATGAATTCGCCTTACGGAGAAACACTGCCCTCAAACCTGCCCAGACCCTATTGGAATAAAAAAGTATATACCGATCCGGATATCAGACGATCGACTGGAAGCCTGGGGGGAGCATGGTTCAATATGCGTGTCATCCGGTATGCCGATGTGGTTTTAATGGCTGCTGAAGCGGCAAACGAACTAGGCGGCGCAACAAACACTGAAAAAGCCTTGGAATATTTAGAAATGATCCGTGCCCGAGCGAGAGGTGGTAATTCGGCCGTGCTGCCAGAAGTGACAACTACCAATCAGGGAGAGCTGCGAAACGCTATCCGACACGAAAGACAAGTGGAACTCGGGATGGAGCACCAACGTTTCTTTGACTTGGTACGCTGGGGTACCGCTGCAGCCAACTTACCGGGATATCAACATAGAAATCGTTTTTTACCCATTCCTCAGCCTGAAATCGATAAATCGGGAGGTGTTCTCGAACAAAACCCTGACTATTAA
- a CDS encoding LamG domain-containing protein, which produces MKNIISKALTGIFFLTLIASSFVSCQKMERPPMNIIPDDTARLNGPLQLFLAFEDSPLDSIHDVEGSVAGVTFVDGHKGKAYKGSSTGQIQFGNAGKLAPMTSFTVAFWMNTEKHGGGAQSIFMLPRTSDFWGNLFAMIEGNEDADDNSMLLKFNFAGNWVEFSGNNGVERLPDMYGKWRHLAFSYDENTSKFAAYLDGQAIDLPAAVTDRKKDDAPLGPLAFQDASQFVIGAFQQHIGVGNDPDAWMLHYTGMLDEFKVYTKALTAEEIGNLYAE; this is translated from the coding sequence ATGAAAAATATCATATCCAAAGCATTAACAGGTATCTTCTTCCTGACGCTAATCGCTAGCAGCTTTGTCAGCTGCCAAAAGATGGAAAGACCGCCGATGAACATTATCCCTGACGATACTGCTCGACTAAACGGCCCTTTGCAACTATTTCTTGCATTTGAAGATAGTCCACTCGATAGTATACACGATGTAGAGGGATCCGTTGCAGGTGTAACATTTGTCGACGGACACAAAGGAAAAGCTTATAAAGGCTCGTCGACCGGTCAAATCCAATTTGGAAATGCAGGTAAGTTGGCTCCGATGACCAGTTTTACCGTTGCTTTTTGGATGAACACTGAAAAACATGGTGGTGGAGCACAATCTATCTTTATGCTACCCCGGACTTCTGATTTCTGGGGAAATCTTTTCGCCATGATTGAGGGTAATGAGGATGCGGACGATAACAGCATGCTATTGAAATTCAATTTCGCAGGCAACTGGGTTGAATTTAGCGGGAATAACGGCGTTGAAAGGTTACCCGATATGTACGGGAAATGGCGACATCTGGCATTCAGCTATGATGAAAACACCTCAAAGTTTGCAGCATATTTAGATGGGCAAGCGATTGATCTGCCAGCTGCGGTAACCGATAGGAAGAAGGACGATGCACCACTCGGTCCTTTAGCCTTTCAAGATGCTTCACAATTTGTTATCGGTGCATTTCAACAACATATCGGGGTTGGAAATGACCCAGACGCCTGGATGCTCCATTATACCGGCATGTTAGATGAGTTTAAGGTTTATACAAAAGCTTTGACCGCAGAGGAGATAGGCAATTTATACGCTGAATAA
- a CDS encoding glucoamylase family protein — MSYFMIFMALISFGITSCTSPKQTDVSQPDEDDTTSLSDDSLLTLVQKQTFNYFWDGAEETSGLARERIHMDGEYPQNDQDVVTIGGSGFGIMSILVGIERGFISRSEGYTRLNKIADYLEKADRFHGVWPHWLNGPTGKVKPFSPKDDGGDLVETAFLAQALITVRQYFQDGNDQEKALAAKVDELWKTIEWDFYRNGGQNVLYWHWSPNVGWEMNFPIRGYDECLIVYILAASSPTHGVPAEVYHEGWARSGDIKSDSEQYGIKTVVAHNGQNGNVGPLFWSHYSYLGLDPQGLRDQYANYEDLTKNHTLIHRAYAIDNPKKFKGYGPNMWGFTSSYSVNGYSGHSPNNDLGVITPTAATSSIPYTPEYSMEVIRHLYEDLGDKVWGEYGFYDALSETDNWFPTRYLAIDQGTMPVMIENHRSGMIWDLFMSAPEIKAGLTKLGFTSSKHRLD; from the coding sequence ATGAGCTATTTCATGATATTCATGGCATTAATTAGCTTTGGCATAACAAGCTGTACCTCCCCAAAACAAACAGACGTTAGTCAGCCTGATGAAGACGACACAACGAGTTTGAGCGACGATTCGCTTCTTACATTGGTTCAAAAGCAGACGTTCAACTATTTCTGGGATGGCGCAGAAGAAACATCCGGACTTGCGCGCGAACGGATTCATATGGATGGCGAGTATCCTCAAAACGATCAGGACGTCGTTACCATCGGAGGGAGCGGATTTGGCATCATGTCTATTTTGGTAGGTATCGAGCGCGGTTTTATTAGTCGTTCGGAGGGCTACACTCGACTTAACAAGATAGCCGACTATTTAGAAAAAGCTGATCGCTTTCATGGCGTTTGGCCTCACTGGCTGAATGGCCCAACTGGCAAAGTAAAACCGTTCAGTCCGAAGGACGATGGTGGGGACTTAGTAGAAACAGCATTTCTGGCACAGGCGCTTATTACCGTCCGTCAATATTTTCAGGACGGTAATGACCAAGAAAAAGCACTTGCTGCTAAAGTTGACGAACTTTGGAAGACAATCGAATGGGACTTTTATCGAAACGGTGGTCAGAATGTCCTCTACTGGCACTGGAGCCCAAACGTTGGATGGGAAATGAACTTCCCCATCCGCGGTTACGATGAGTGCTTAATCGTATACATCCTTGCAGCTTCTTCTCCCACACACGGAGTACCAGCCGAGGTCTATCATGAAGGCTGGGCCAGAAGTGGCGATATCAAATCAGACTCCGAACAATATGGAATAAAAACCGTCGTCGCTCACAATGGGCAAAATGGAAATGTAGGACCGCTTTTTTGGTCCCATTACTCCTATTTAGGCCTAGACCCACAGGGTTTGCGAGACCAATATGCTAACTATGAGGATTTAACAAAAAATCACACCCTGATTCACCGAGCCTACGCGATTGACAATCCTAAGAAGTTTAAAGGTTACGGCCCAAATATGTGGGGCTTCACATCAAGTTATTCAGTAAACGGTTATTCTGGTCACAGCCCGAACAACGACTTGGGCGTTATTACGCCAACAGCAGCAACTTCATCCATCCCTTATACACCGGAATACAGCATGGAGGTCATCCGGCACCTTTATGAAGATTTAGGTGACAAAGTTTGGGGCGAATACGGCTTCTACGACGCTTTAAGCGAAACCGATAACTGGTTCCCGACTCGTTATTTAGCAATCGACCAAGGGACCATGCCCGTCATGATCGAAAACCATCGGAGTGGTATGATCTGGGATCTCTTTATGAGCGCACCGGAAATTAAAGCAGGACTGACGAAATTAGGATTTACCAGCTCAAAGCATCGTTTGGATTAA
- a CDS encoding ChaN family lipoprotein, with the protein MKLKKQIMCKSVCFTFLVFVLLSFSGHVFAQRAFLIYNSEGEQVDFDQVIQETEGKSHIFFGELHNNPIGHWLQLELTKALFQSHGDRLVIGVEMFEADNQLLIDEYFSGKISQKNFEDEVRLWKNYKTDYKPILEFAKKNKLKFIATNIPRRYANIVYHNGIGVLNELFEQAKSYIAPLPIEIDTTQKSYQEISKMVEGHKGKNMMEAQAVKDATMAHFTLENSGRKTVFLHLNGSYHSDRKEGIVNFLSRDIPLKKILTITTVSQDQIDELDERNRQLADFIIVVDSDMTTTH; encoded by the coding sequence ATGAAATTGAAGAAACAGATTATGTGTAAGTCTGTGTGTTTTACTTTTCTTGTTTTTGTTTTGTTAAGCTTCTCTGGGCATGTATTTGCCCAGAGGGCTTTTTTAATATACAACAGCGAAGGCGAACAAGTGGACTTTGATCAGGTTATCCAGGAAACGGAGGGCAAGTCACACATTTTTTTTGGTGAACTTCACAATAATCCGATTGGTCATTGGTTGCAACTGGAACTTACAAAAGCTTTATTCCAATCGCACGGTGACCGGTTAGTGATTGGGGTGGAGATGTTTGAGGCCGACAACCAATTGCTTATCGATGAGTATTTCAGTGGTAAGATCAGTCAGAAAAACTTTGAAGATGAGGTGAGGTTATGGAAGAACTACAAGACTGATTACAAGCCTATTCTTGAATTTGCAAAGAAAAACAAATTGAAGTTTATTGCCACCAATATACCCAGAAGATATGCAAATATTGTTTATCATAACGGTATAGGGGTGCTGAATGAGCTTTTCGAACAGGCGAAAAGTTATATCGCTCCGCTACCCATCGAAATTGACACAACTCAGAAATCTTATCAAGAAATCAGCAAAATGGTAGAAGGCCATAAAGGTAAAAATATGATGGAAGCGCAAGCTGTTAAGGATGCTACGATGGCTCATTTTACCTTAGAAAATAGTGGCAGAAAGACGGTATTCCTACATCTCAACGGTTCTTATCACAGTGACCGGAAAGAGGGGATCGTTAATTTCCTGTCGCGTGATATTCCCCTCAAAAAGATTCTGACTATTACGACCGTTAGTCAGGATCAGATTGATGAGCTTGATGAGAGAAACCGACAGCTAGCGGACTTTATCATTGTTGTTGATTCGGATATGACGACGACTCATTAA
- a CDS encoding hemin-degrading factor → MKNTTLTLKDQYAAFKAENPKVRIRDAAKQLGVSEAELVATGEKNIALRPDFQEILKEIKTLGYVMALTRNDHAVHERKGIYTKATFNVHVGLVVNPDIDLRLFMTAWHFGFAVQEKDRKSLQFFDLDGTAVHKIYLTDKSDKKAYDALVTKYKADDQGAPVLVQPVDKAIVETPDSEIDVEGFREGWLALTDTHQFFGFLKKFGVSRRQAMRLAPEGHAEEVYFDSVKGLLEAVSEQDVDIMVFIGSRGCIQIHTGKAKKLLQSGPWFNILDPEFNMHLREDAVDSVWLVKKPTSDGVVTSIEAYDKEGNIIVQFFGKRKPRIPESEAWRKVVADFLVKK, encoded by the coding sequence ATGAAAAACACAACATTAACATTAAAAGATCAGTATGCTGCATTCAAAGCTGAAAATCCAAAGGTTCGCATTCGAGATGCAGCAAAACAGCTGGGCGTTTCTGAGGCCGAATTGGTGGCTACAGGAGAGAAGAATATTGCATTAAGACCTGATTTTCAAGAAATACTTAAAGAGATTAAAACGTTGGGATACGTAATGGCCTTGACCAGAAATGATCACGCGGTACACGAGCGTAAGGGTATTTACACGAAAGCAACCTTCAATGTTCATGTAGGTCTGGTTGTTAATCCAGATATCGATTTGCGTTTGTTTATGACTGCGTGGCATTTTGGATTCGCGGTTCAGGAGAAGGACCGGAAGAGTTTGCAGTTTTTTGATTTGGATGGCACCGCGGTTCATAAAATATACTTGACCGATAAAAGTGATAAAAAAGCTTATGATGCATTGGTAACAAAATATAAGGCCGATGATCAGGGTGCCCCTGTGCTTGTGCAACCTGTGGATAAGGCGATCGTGGAAACCCCAGACAGCGAGATCGATGTCGAAGGTTTTCGAGAAGGTTGGTTAGCGCTGACAGATACACATCAGTTTTTTGGGTTTTTAAAGAAGTTTGGTGTAAGCAGGAGACAAGCAATGAGGCTAGCGCCTGAAGGTCATGCCGAAGAAGTATATTTTGATTCGGTAAAGGGATTGTTGGAAGCGGTGTCTGAGCAAGATGTTGATATTATGGTATTTATCGGTAGTCGCGGTTGCATACAAATCCATACTGGAAAAGCAAAGAAGCTTTTACAAAGCGGTCCCTGGTTTAATATTTTGGATCCTGAGTTTAATATGCATTTGCGTGAGGATGCCGTTGATAGTGTATGGTTAGTGAAAAAACCTACCTCAGATGGGGTTGTCACGAGTATCGAGGCTTATGACAAAGAAGGAAATATCATCGTTCAATTTTTCGGAAAGCGTAAACCGAGAATTCCGGAAAGTGAAGCCTGGCGCAAGGTGGTTGCTGACTTTTTAGTTAAGAAATAA
- a CDS encoding heme ABC transporter ATP-binding protein, giving the protein MIEVKNIHYSVGTKKLLNDISFDVQQGELLAVIGANGAGKSTLMKLLCKEMKSDSGDILIHGKPISTYKLSELAKFRSVLAQSNTISVSFMVNELVMMGRYPHFDNQPTSKDYEIVRAVMDETGIAEFAQRDYNTLSGGEQQRVQLARVIAQIYDQPKGLLFLDEPTNGLDILYQQQILSFARDLADRGYCVISILHDINYASRYAHKVLILKKGERVAFGKPQEVISCENIHQAFNIHVKLVEDAEFHCPFVVPARGIKN; this is encoded by the coding sequence ATGATTGAAGTAAAAAATATTCATTATTCAGTTGGAACCAAGAAGCTGTTGAACGATATCAGCTTCGATGTGCAGCAGGGTGAGCTTTTGGCTGTTATTGGCGCTAACGGAGCTGGAAAGAGTACATTGATGAAACTGCTTTGCAAGGAAATGAAAAGCGACTCAGGTGATATTTTGATTCACGGAAAACCAATCTCAACTTATAAACTGAGTGAATTGGCAAAGTTCAGATCGGTTTTAGCGCAGAGCAACACGATTTCGGTTTCATTTATGGTCAATGAGCTTGTCATGATGGGGCGGTATCCTCATTTTGACAATCAGCCTACAAGCAAAGATTATGAGATTGTTCGGGCCGTAATGGATGAAACAGGTATTGCTGAATTTGCGCAGAGAGACTACAACACTTTATCTGGTGGTGAACAGCAGCGCGTTCAGCTTGCCCGGGTTATTGCCCAGATTTATGATCAGCCGAAGGGTCTCCTTTTTTTAGACGAACCAACTAACGGACTGGATATTTTATATCAGCAGCAGATCCTATCGTTTGCACGGGATTTGGCCGACAGGGGATACTGCGTAATAAGTATTCTTCATGATATCAATTATGCATCTCGTTACGCGCACAAAGTGCTGATTTTGAAAAAAGGGGAACGAGTGGCTTTTGGTAAGCCCCAGGAAGTAATTAGCTGTGAAAATATACATCAAGCATTTAATATTCATGTAAAACTGGTTGAGGACGCGGAGTTTCATTGTCCGTTTGTTGTTCCCGCTAGAGGTATAAAAAACTAA